In the genome of Podarcis raffonei isolate rPodRaf1 chromosome 17, rPodRaf1.pri, whole genome shotgun sequence, one region contains:
- the ARL9 gene encoding ADP-ribosylation factor-like protein 9 encodes MAGSLRQVALVGTAVAVAGGVAYAVWRSYFPSEAAQGPEEQQQQQQPLLSSQERAALGCARAPESQDVPPSKQILVLGLDGAGKTSVLHSLATNQVKRSTAPTEGFNAVCVSTEEMKMEFLEIGGSESLRDYWKKYLPRILLLIYVVDSADHERLPVAKKLLHQLVQSNSTLPLMILANKQDIEGAYCITDIHDALALSEIGDERKMFLIGTHVAEDGFEISSSLKDTRELIAQLVSEVV; translated from the exons ATGGCGGGCAGCCTGCGGCAGGTCGCTCTGGTGGGGACGGCGGTTGCTGTTGCCGGCGGGGTCGCCTACGCGGTGTGGAGGAGCTATTTCCCCTCAGAAGCTGCTCAGGGGCCCGaggagcaacagcaacagcagcagcccttACTCAGCTCTCAAGAAAGGGCCGCCCTGGGCTGCGCAAGGGCCCCCGAGAGCCAg GATGTCCCACCAAGTAAGCAAATCCTGGTTCTGGGTTTGGATGGAGCTGGAAAAACCAGTGTGCTGCACTCACTAGCAACTAACCAAGTGAAGCGCAGCACAGCTCCCACGGAAGGCTTCAATGCAGTGTGTGTCAGCACAGAAGAAATGAAGATGGAATTCCTAGAAA ttggaggcagtgaGTCTTTACGGGACTATTGGAAGAAGTACTTGCCAAGAATCCTGCTACTAATCTATGTTGTGGACTCAGCAGATCATGAACGCTTGCCTGTTGCAAAGAAGCTTCTGCATCAGTTGGTCCAGAGTAACTCCACCTTACCTCTTATGATTCTAGCCAATAAGCAG GATATTGAAGGTGCATACTGTATCACAGACATTCATGATGCTTTGGCATTATCTGAAATTGGAGATGAGAGAAAGATGTTCCTGATCGGTACTCACGTAGCAGAAGATGGCTTCGAGATCTCTTCCAGCTTGAAAGACACACGGGAACTGATTGCACAGCTGGTGTCAGAAGTTGTGTGA